Proteins found in one Moritella sp. Urea-trap-13 genomic segment:
- a CDS encoding potassium channel family protein yields the protein MMKQVSKDDNFYFLLVALLGLLFTSAMLQQLFNGGQRTILALIIICLAVSIAGVKHKPYFYRNWYVFLLSLAAISGSISFLDEYDFSLVTLFSLLVFLLSHTFAALKQVMLSEYVSKNQIIGSICVYLLIGVSWSIIYLIQIELFPQAFNGIEAKPWFDNMFEVVYFSFITLTTVGYGDISPALPIPRFFVFIEAILGSFYLAIMVASLVSNRLNQPPR from the coding sequence ATGATGAAACAAGTATCTAAAGATGACAATTTCTACTTTTTACTGGTGGCATTATTAGGGCTATTGTTCACCAGTGCCATGTTACAACAGCTTTTCAATGGTGGTCAGAGAACTATTCTGGCCTTGATTATTATTTGTTTGGCTGTTTCGATTGCTGGCGTTAAGCACAAGCCCTATTTCTATCGAAATTGGTATGTTTTTTTACTTAGCCTCGCCGCAATATCAGGTAGTATTAGCTTTTTAGATGAATATGACTTTTCTCTAGTGACATTATTCTCCTTGCTAGTTTTTCTACTCTCTCATACCTTCGCTGCGTTAAAACAAGTAATGTTAAGTGAGTACGTCAGTAAAAATCAGATTATTGGTTCGATATGTGTTTATCTACTGATTGGAGTCTCATGGTCAATTATTTATCTAATCCAGATAGAACTTTTCCCACAGGCATTTAACGGTATCGAGGCTAAACCTTGGTTTGACAATATGTTTGAAGTGGTTTATTTCAGTTTTATCACGTTAACAACAGTGGGTTATGGGGATATTTCCCCTGCGTTACCCATACCGAGGTTCTTTGTTTTTATTGAAGCTATTTTAGGCAGTTTTTACTTGGCCATTATGGTGGCAAGTTTAGTCAGTAATCGATTAAATCAACCACCTCGCTAA
- the pspB gene encoding envelope stress response membrane protein PspB, with protein MDLIEVPLSIFLIIVAPLWLILHYRSKRQTNQGLSEKDQENLHSLIERTEKLQDRIISLELILDEESPKWRDR; from the coding sequence ATGGATTTAATTGAAGTACCTCTCAGCATTTTTTTAATCATAGTCGCACCACTGTGGCTGATTTTACATTACCGTAGTAAGCGCCAAACTAATCAAGGACTATCAGAAAAAGATCAAGAAAACCTGCACTCGCTAATTGAACGCACGGAAAAGCTACAAGATCGTATTATCTCACTCGAACTGATCTTAGATGAAGAGTCGCCGAAATGGAGAGATAGATGA
- the pspC gene encoding envelope stress response membrane protein PspC, translating to MINKQLYRDTQNGKLGGVCAGLATALGAEVWLVRLLFVSLFLFTGFFLAILIYIIACLLLEKMPIQKQQQNSTYANHSMKTKSWQQGHSAEKILENITAELDDIDQDLQKMENYVISFSFKMDREFKK from the coding sequence ATGATCAACAAACAGCTATATCGAGACACTCAAAATGGCAAACTCGGTGGTGTATGTGCTGGGTTAGCGACAGCCCTTGGCGCGGAAGTTTGGTTGGTTCGACTGTTATTTGTATCCTTATTCTTATTTACCGGTTTCTTTCTGGCGATCCTCATTTATATCATCGCTTGCCTGCTATTAGAAAAAATGCCCATCCAAAAGCAACAACAAAACAGTACCTATGCTAACCATTCGATGAAGACTAAATCGTGGCAGCAAGGCCATTCAGCCGAGAAAATACTCGAAAACATTACCGCTGAACTCGACGATATCGACCAAGATCTACAGAAAATGGAAAACTACGTGATCTCATTTTCATTTAAAATGGATCGAGAGTTCAAAAAATAG
- a CDS encoding DUF4136 domain-containing protein — MMIKLTMPLLVAILLVGCTTAEYPITSGYNKINQLTKVETGDLTQFGQQKLTFAWYPGRGKTFLPADSNSALLTDYTENAITKIMQDKGYIFTYNVQQADFLIGYGLAVESELSDDQIFNKVGSNLGLSMSHLDPDKFQKGSALIAFYNPQTFQTEWQVLAQGIAKVGLSQQARKDKIAAVMFSMLNHVPAN; from the coding sequence ATGATGATAAAGCTAACCATGCCATTGCTTGTGGCTATATTACTCGTCGGCTGTACCACGGCTGAATACCCGATCACGAGTGGCTACAACAAGATCAATCAATTGACCAAAGTAGAGACTGGCGATCTCACTCAATTCGGCCAACAAAAATTAACCTTTGCTTGGTATCCAGGACGCGGTAAAACATTCCTGCCCGCAGACAGCAATAGCGCCTTATTGACTGACTATACTGAAAATGCCATCACCAAGATAATGCAGGATAAAGGCTATATCTTCACCTATAATGTACAACAAGCTGACTTTCTTATTGGTTATGGCTTAGCCGTAGAATCTGAACTCTCTGATGATCAGATTTTTAACAAGGTAGGTTCAAATCTTGGTTTATCAATGAGTCATCTCGACCCTGATAAATTTCAAAAAGGCAGTGCCCTTATCGCCTTTTATAACCCGCAGACTTTTCAAACCGAGTGGCAGGTACTAGCCCAAGGCATTGCTAAAGTTGGGCTATCGCAGCAAGCACGTAAAGACAAAATTGCAGCGGTGATGTTCTCAATGCTTAATCACGTGCCAGCAAACTAG
- a CDS encoding bifunctional 2',3'-cyclic-nucleotide 2'-phosphodiesterase/3'-nucleotidase: MSLSIKPVAIAVLGGLLTMAGPAYAETIKLRILETTDIHTNVMDYDYYKNKPTEKTGLVRTATLVREARAEVENSVLVDNGDLLQGSPMGDYMADKGLQPGDVHPVYKAMNQLGYEVGNLGNHEFNYGLDFLQEATNDANFPYINANVIDLKTGKNMFTPYIIKTNTFTDTDGVEHQVKIGYIGFVPPQILIWDKKNLEGKVEALDIKQTAEKFVPQMKAEGADIILAIPHSGVSADPYKVMAENSVYYLTQVPGIDAIAFGHSHAVFPSASFSKLPGVDIEKGTINGIPAVMPGRWGDHVGIMDLVLDKQGDTWKVTNAQTEARPIFDKFTKKPLVAADEKMVAAVAADHKATRNFVNQPIGKASDVMYSFLALVQDDPTIQIVNLAQTDYVERFIQGDPDLDGIPVLSAAAPFKAGGRGNDPTNFTEVESGQLTFRNAADLYLYPNTLVAMKVTGKEVKEWLECSAGQFNQIDLNSTAPQGLINWDEFRTYNYDVIDGVKYGIDLSQPARYNGDCKLINPDSNRITDLTFKGKPVDPAQPFLVATNNYRAYSAKFAGTGEAFVAFASPDENRTVLADYISRVSKEKGQVTPSADNNWYFTPLQSDKKLTITFETAPGEKAAQFIKDKGQYPMQFMKEDKLGFAIYSLDLQNKK, translated from the coding sequence ATGTCGTTATCTATCAAACCAGTCGCTATCGCAGTACTCGGTGGGCTACTTACTATGGCCGGACCTGCTTATGCCGAAACCATCAAATTACGTATTCTAGAAACGACGGATATTCATACCAACGTAATGGATTATGACTATTACAAAAACAAACCAACCGAAAAAACTGGCCTAGTTCGTACTGCAACATTGGTAAGAGAAGCTCGTGCTGAAGTAGAAAATAGTGTACTGGTTGATAACGGTGATTTACTGCAAGGTAGTCCAATGGGCGACTACATGGCAGATAAAGGCCTACAACCTGGTGATGTACACCCAGTTTACAAAGCCATGAATCAGCTTGGTTATGAAGTCGGTAATTTAGGTAACCATGAATTTAACTACGGCTTAGACTTCTTACAAGAAGCGACAAATGACGCTAACTTCCCGTATATTAACGCTAACGTTATCGATCTTAAGACCGGTAAGAACATGTTTACCCCGTACATCATCAAAACCAATACCTTTACCGATACTGACGGCGTTGAGCACCAAGTTAAAATTGGTTACATCGGTTTTGTACCACCACAAATCTTAATCTGGGATAAGAAAAACCTAGAAGGCAAAGTTGAAGCCTTAGACATCAAACAAACAGCAGAAAAATTTGTTCCGCAAATGAAAGCTGAAGGCGCAGATATCATTCTGGCTATCCCGCATTCAGGTGTATCCGCTGACCCGTATAAAGTAATGGCTGAAAACTCAGTCTACTACCTAACACAAGTACCGGGTATTGATGCAATTGCGTTTGGTCATTCCCATGCTGTATTCCCAAGTGCTAGCTTCTCTAAACTACCGGGTGTTGATATAGAAAAAGGCACAATCAACGGTATTCCAGCAGTTATGCCTGGTCGCTGGGGTGATCATGTGGGTATCATGGATCTGGTGTTAGACAAGCAAGGTGATACTTGGAAAGTAACCAACGCCCAGACTGAAGCGCGTCCAATTTTTGACAAGTTCACGAAAAAGCCATTAGTTGCCGCAGATGAAAAAATGGTAGCGGCAGTAGCAGCTGACCACAAAGCAACACGTAACTTTGTGAACCAACCTATCGGTAAAGCAAGTGATGTGATGTACAGCTTCCTTGCGCTAGTACAAGACGATCCAACCATTCAAATTGTTAACTTGGCGCAAACAGATTACGTTGAACGCTTTATCCAAGGTGATCCTGATTTAGACGGCATTCCAGTACTTTCAGCTGCAGCACCGTTTAAAGCTGGCGGCCGTGGTAACGATCCAACCAACTTTACTGAAGTTGAATCTGGTCAGTTAACCTTCCGTAACGCTGCCGATCTTTACCTTTACCCAAATACCCTAGTGGCAATGAAAGTAACGGGTAAAGAAGTAAAAGAATGGCTGGAATGCTCTGCTGGTCAGTTTAATCAAATCGACCTAAACAGCACGGCACCACAAGGTCTCATTAACTGGGATGAATTCCGTACCTACAACTACGACGTGATTGACGGGGTTAAATACGGTATCGATTTATCGCAACCTGCACGTTATAACGGTGACTGTAAGCTAATCAATCCGGACTCAAACCGTATTACTGATTTAACCTTTAAAGGTAAACCAGTAGATCCTGCGCAGCCGTTCCTCGTAGCAACAAATAACTACCGTGCTTACAGTGCTAAATTTGCGGGTACCGGTGAAGCGTTTGTGGCATTTGCATCACCCGATGAAAACCGTACTGTACTTGCTGACTACATCAGTCGCGTAAGTAAAGAAAAAGGCCAAGTAACACCAAGTGCCGATAACAACTGGTACTTCACGCCATTACAAAGCGATAAGAAACTGACTATCACGTTTGAAACCGCACCAGGTGAAAAAGCCGCACAGTTCATCAAGGACAAAGGCCAATACCCGATGCAGTTTATGAAAGAAGATAAACTTGGTTTTGCTATCTACAGCTTAGATTTACAAAATAAAAAGTAA
- a CDS encoding alpha/beta fold hydrolase, producing MSNNSKHENNQTNAANVNNTAPCYYEQQGSGSPIVFIHGSYATTSTWKKIVQQLASTHHCISIKLPGHCGTPDPDDFTAPNIETELNIIESVIAELCEQPAQSNQAIHLIGHSFGGVVALALALKGSVNIRELTLFEPVSTWVFESVGDKKMTTQVSKFIQGYRQGISNNEPYVCGQVIDFWGGEGAFNPLPDFIKEAMVLLTENNNRHWTLCANTYHQRAALNTLSIPTKLVCGSASNPVAQAIVHHLSRELPHNKQYTIPGASHFLVTSHANQCIDIIND from the coding sequence ATGAGTAATAACAGCAAGCACGAGAACAATCAAACCAACGCCGCTAACGTCAATAACACTGCACCTTGCTATTATGAACAACAAGGTAGCGGCAGTCCGATTGTGTTTATTCACGGTTCTTACGCGACCACATCGACATGGAAGAAGATAGTCCAGCAACTCGCCAGTACACATCATTGCATTTCGATTAAGTTACCCGGTCACTGTGGCACGCCAGATCCTGATGATTTTACCGCACCAAACATAGAGACTGAACTGAATATCATTGAATCTGTCATTGCTGAACTGTGCGAGCAGCCCGCCCAATCCAACCAAGCTATTCATCTTATCGGCCATTCGTTTGGAGGCGTCGTCGCACTTGCGTTAGCCCTGAAAGGATCGGTAAATATACGAGAACTAACCCTGTTTGAACCAGTTTCAACGTGGGTTTTTGAATCGGTGGGCGATAAAAAAATGACCACTCAGGTGAGTAAATTCATTCAAGGTTATCGTCAGGGTATCTCTAATAACGAACCTTACGTATGTGGACAGGTAATCGATTTCTGGGGTGGCGAAGGCGCATTTAACCCCCTGCCCGATTTCATCAAAGAAGCAATGGTGTTATTAACCGAAAATAATAACCGTCATTGGACCCTGTGCGCAAATACCTATCACCAGCGCGCAGCGCTTAACACCTTAAGCATACCCACAAAATTGGTGTGTGGCTCGGCATCAAACCCGGTTGCACAAGCCATTGTTCACCACCTAAGTCGTGAATTACCCCACAACAAGCAATATACCATACCAGGCGCGAGTCACTTTTTAGTCACCAGCCATGCTAATCAATGCATCGATATTATTAACGATTAG
- a CDS encoding sensor domain-containing diguanylate cyclase: MLTLPTKKVQDIIFSALSLTNDGVAVFDANDTVIYCNESMAKLFDSTAAQALNKTFGELIKQCFNRSAGINIEADNVEKWLATAADKRRSVPFRSFETDTQDGRWYLITEQVVSGDILYFSSTDITEKKQAEMQLEALSKELHKRASTDELTTISNRHNFYEMAEIEFHNAQIGHQPLTLILIDIDNFKSINDNFGHAAGDTALKEFAHNIKGKLRKRDLFARIGGDEFSIILPNTDTKQSLIIAERFRNTIAKMKIHHKDQTLQLTASIGIVQASLTMESIHDVINAADKALYQAKSEGRNKVCNASEMCNSPINQYQLTTTRISPETKQQVTPCEHA, translated from the coding sequence ATGTTGACTCTTCCGACAAAAAAAGTACAAGATATTATATTCAGTGCTTTGTCATTAACCAATGACGGTGTTGCGGTCTTTGATGCCAATGACACCGTCATATATTGCAATGAAAGTATGGCGAAGCTATTTGATAGCACCGCTGCACAGGCATTAAACAAAACCTTTGGTGAACTAATCAAGCAATGCTTCAATCGTTCTGCTGGGATTAATATTGAAGCGGATAACGTCGAAAAATGGCTAGCAACCGCCGCTGATAAAAGACGCAGTGTGCCATTTCGCAGTTTCGAAACTGACACTCAGGATGGTCGCTGGTATTTGATTACAGAGCAAGTCGTTAGTGGCGATATCCTGTATTTTAGCAGTACCGATATAACTGAAAAAAAACAAGCTGAAATGCAATTAGAAGCATTATCCAAAGAGCTACATAAACGAGCATCAACTGACGAACTCACCACGATCAGCAATCGCCATAATTTCTACGAAATGGCAGAAATAGAGTTTCACAATGCTCAAATCGGACACCAACCACTGACGTTAATACTCATCGATATCGACAATTTTAAGTCTATTAACGATAACTTTGGTCATGCCGCAGGCGATACCGCACTCAAGGAATTTGCCCATAATATCAAGGGAAAACTGCGAAAGAGGGATTTATTTGCGCGAATCGGTGGTGACGAATTTTCGATAATACTACCTAATACTGATACCAAACAAAGCTTAATCATTGCAGAACGGTTCCGAAATACCATAGCAAAAATGAAAATTCACCATAAAGATCAAACTCTTCAACTAACAGCTTCCATCGGTATAGTTCAAGCGTCACTGACTATGGAATCGATTCATGACGTCATTAACGCTGCAGACAAAGCACTCTATCAAGCGAAGTCAGAAGGCCGCAATAAGGTTTGTAACGCCTCGGAAATGTGTAACAGCCCGATAAACCAATATCAGTTAACCACAACGAGGATATCACCAGAAACAAAACAACAAGTTACACCCTGTGAGCATGCTTAA
- a CDS encoding ATP-binding protein translates to MFTSIRAKLNLLMGIFIFCLLFSIYEGSRLIDSGKTAVDQQANIYRHASTLILNADRDAYQAYSAFQQYIIDGDVNAFTVINTNLDQIKTRYAKYVELDPTHENYNILSLMAGWRQLTKDYAASLDDEDKIIIHWAITQEFQVLRTRLNQEFDQINAKSEQAVNDFHVHLFKAFTWLLTVFSILLISIFCIYALIKRSIIARLNDLNRNIGFIAAGDHDKRVANNINDEMSDSFSHLAALQSELKQNIATITQEKDNANKANKAKSTFLANMSHEIRTPLNGIIGMAEILKDSQLSPIQKDYLMTIDSSSQTLLMLINDVLDLSKIESGNLAISPHTSNVKEVLFDTASLIAAKAQAKNIELDIQIDPELPAFVTLDEHKLRQVLMNLASNAVKFTAAGKITLALQSKALDADNMALSFSVKDTGIGIDSGKHGKIFEAFQQEDNDTTRNFGGTGLGLSISAKIVSLMGGNIAITSVKGEGSDFYFTIAVGIEKEQPKQVISAHQAIIINPEDTQFLQFELGKLGIESTECADVNCVAASVKANSIIIYNQQETELAKIELQTLRQKVGKTPILVARSNHSEQFNYAHLVDGYITKPLFGLRLINMIHDLNLNVAVDTDEIAAKVNRAILLVEDNLINQKVASININQLGLDVIVAKNGQEAIDMYAESHQHINLVLMDCMMPVMDGFDATIGIREYEESYALSRIPIIALTASILEDDIQRCFDSGMDDYLPKPFKKEIFREKINKYSR, encoded by the coding sequence ATGTTTACCTCGATTCGAGCCAAGTTAAATTTGCTGATGGGCATTTTTATATTCTGTTTGTTGTTTTCTATTTATGAAGGCTCCCGCCTTATTGATTCTGGTAAAACTGCAGTTGATCAGCAAGCAAATATTTACCGTCATGCCAGTACCCTTATTCTTAACGCAGACCGTGATGCGTATCAAGCCTATTCCGCGTTTCAGCAATACATTATCGATGGTGACGTTAATGCGTTTACTGTGATCAACACTAATTTAGATCAAATTAAAACGCGATACGCTAAATATGTTGAACTGGATCCGACACACGAAAATTACAATATATTGTCGCTGATGGCAGGGTGGCGGCAATTAACCAAAGACTATGCCGCTAGTCTGGACGATGAAGACAAAATCATCATTCACTGGGCGATCACTCAAGAGTTTCAAGTATTAAGAACGCGTCTGAACCAAGAGTTCGACCAGATTAATGCGAAATCAGAACAAGCCGTTAACGATTTTCATGTGCATCTATTTAAAGCCTTCACTTGGTTATTAACTGTCTTTAGCATTTTGTTGATATCTATTTTTTGTATTTACGCCTTAATTAAACGCAGTATTATTGCCCGCCTTAATGACTTAAACCGTAATATTGGTTTTATTGCCGCTGGTGATCATGATAAGCGAGTTGCGAACAATATTAATGATGAAATGAGTGATTCTTTTAGTCATTTAGCGGCGCTGCAATCCGAGTTAAAACAAAATATTGCCACTATCACCCAAGAAAAAGATAACGCCAATAAAGCGAATAAGGCCAAGAGTACATTTTTGGCCAATATGTCACATGAAATACGCACGCCACTCAACGGTATTATAGGTATGGCTGAGATCTTAAAAGACTCACAGTTATCGCCAATCCAAAAAGATTACCTGATGACGATTGATTCATCCTCGCAAACCTTGTTGATGTTGATTAACGATGTACTCGATTTGTCAAAGATAGAGTCGGGTAATTTGGCTATTTCGCCGCACACATCCAACGTTAAAGAAGTATTGTTTGATACTGCGTCATTAATCGCAGCCAAGGCACAAGCTAAAAATATTGAACTCGATATTCAAATTGACCCCGAGTTGCCAGCGTTCGTGACCTTGGATGAGCATAAGTTACGGCAAGTGCTGATGAACTTGGCGTCTAATGCTGTTAAGTTTACAGCCGCAGGTAAAATCACGCTGGCATTACAGTCTAAAGCCCTAGATGCTGACAATATGGCCTTATCGTTCTCGGTCAAAGATACCGGTATCGGTATTGATTCAGGTAAGCATGGCAAAATATTTGAAGCGTTTCAGCAAGAAGACAATGACACCACGCGAAATTTTGGTGGCACCGGTTTAGGCCTTTCTATTAGCGCTAAGATTGTCAGTTTGATGGGCGGCAATATAGCCATAACGTCGGTTAAAGGCGAGGGCAGTGATTTCTACTTTACCATCGCAGTCGGCATCGAAAAGGAGCAACCGAAGCAAGTTATATCAGCTCATCAAGCTATTATAATTAATCCTGAAGATACCCAATTCTTACAATTTGAATTGGGTAAATTGGGCATTGAGTCTACCGAGTGTGCTGACGTTAATTGTGTGGCGGCAAGTGTGAAAGCTAACTCCATTATTATTTATAACCAGCAAGAAACCGAACTGGCGAAAATAGAATTGCAAACCTTGCGTCAAAAAGTAGGGAAAACGCCAATATTAGTAGCGCGCAGTAATCACAGTGAGCAATTTAATTATGCACATTTAGTCGATGGATATATTACTAAACCACTGTTCGGATTACGGTTAATTAATATGATCCATGATCTTAATTTAAATGTGGCTGTTGACACTGATGAGATAGCGGCAAAGGTTAACCGTGCTATTTTGTTAGTGGAAGATAATTTAATTAATCAGAAGGTCGCATCAATTAACATTAACCAACTCGGACTTGATGTGATAGTGGCTAAGAATGGCCAAGAAGCAATTGATATGTATGCTGAAAGTCATCAACATATTAACTTAGTATTGATGGATTGTATGATGCCAGTGATGGATGGCTTTGATGCCACAATTGGTATTCGTGAATATGAAGAGAGTTATGCTTTGTCGCGTATTCCTATTATCGCGCTAACCGCGAGTATTTTAGAAGATGACATTCAACGCTGCTTCGATTCAGGTATGGATGATTATTTACCTAAGCCCTTTAAGAAAGAGATATTTAGAGAGAAGATCAACAAGTATAGCCGATAA
- a CDS encoding PfkB family carbohydrate kinase, translating to MSNILLLANLNCDRVLQLDRQLATGGRHYYADNGRRLGGGGANTGLGLIYAGHRVALVSQVGNDKTADWLLAEASIQGLDCSLLQRNDLDTPELLLVMTPDGERTIIRPQRPVFTLGPAPDFKQWQALYINSSAVGSEQWAQIALGSTLVVAQLAKDNRSRPCHVLISSKSDMHNHGVDTNAHQAIWKYGQQISGEQLRYFIITDGEHGAVAYSQHKAIAVTAVAASVVDTTGAGDAFASGLMHGLLANQDIAQAMTTGSEWAAIAVATASSIPGVELQQYLAG from the coding sequence ATGTCAAATATCCTCTTACTTGCGAATCTAAATTGCGATCGGGTGTTACAACTAGATAGACAGTTAGCAACCGGTGGCCGCCATTATTATGCTGATAATGGCCGACGCTTAGGTGGTGGCGGTGCCAATACCGGGTTAGGGTTGATTTATGCAGGTCACAGAGTGGCGTTAGTGAGTCAAGTGGGTAATGATAAGACCGCCGACTGGTTATTAGCAGAAGCCAGTATTCAAGGGCTAGACTGTAGTTTGCTCCAACGAAATGATCTCGATACACCAGAATTATTATTAGTAATGACACCCGATGGTGAACGCACTATTATTCGGCCACAGCGCCCGGTTTTTACCTTAGGTCCAGCGCCCGACTTCAAGCAATGGCAGGCGCTATACATTAATTCTTCCGCCGTCGGCAGTGAACAATGGGCGCAAATCGCACTTGGTTCTACTTTAGTGGTCGCGCAATTAGCCAAAGATAATCGCTCCCGTCCTTGCCATGTGTTGATTTCGTCCAAATCGGATATGCACAATCATGGGGTAGACACGAACGCTCATCAAGCCATCTGGAAATATGGCCAACAGATTAGTGGTGAGCAGTTACGTTATTTTATTATTACCGATGGTGAACATGGTGCGGTTGCCTATAGTCAACACAAGGCTATTGCAGTTACGGCAGTGGCTGCAAGTGTCGTTGATACAACAGGGGCTGGCGATGCGTTCGCGTCGGGATTAATGCATGGGTTACTGGCTAATCAGGATATAGCACAAGCAATGACAACAGGTTCGGAGTGGGCGGCGATAGCAGTTGCCACCGCCAGCTCCATTCCTGGTGTCGAGTTGCAGCAGTATCTCGCGGGTTAA
- a CDS encoding DUF3157 family protein: MFNKAYIIAFSLVFSGNCAAAEVTRAMLEDGTEVVLNDDFTWQYVLLTESDNQVETAPLTVQLTPAVMANSALMTTTVSQGVRVTFKSAHWDDEELGLDFSIDNTSPLTVLKVTIAATLFDDNGSKITTREFNVWQAQNRLPETYLRKTQQRDSRIFKLDDIDPSQWQKQFISLDIIAVETR; encoded by the coding sequence ATGTTTAACAAAGCCTACATTATTGCCTTCAGCTTAGTTTTTTCAGGCAACTGCGCCGCCGCGGAAGTCACCCGAGCCATGCTTGAAGACGGCACTGAAGTGGTACTGAATGACGATTTCACTTGGCAATATGTACTCTTGACAGAGTCGGATAATCAAGTAGAAACGGCACCATTAACAGTGCAATTAACACCCGCAGTAATGGCTAACTCAGCATTAATGACCACCACGGTATCGCAAGGCGTGCGGGTTACATTCAAATCTGCTCACTGGGATGATGAAGAGTTAGGACTGGATTTCAGTATTGACAATACCTCGCCATTAACTGTACTCAAGGTGACGATTGCCGCAACGTTATTTGACGATAATGGCAGCAAGATAACAACTCGCGAATTTAATGTATGGCAGGCGCAAAATAGATTACCAGAAACCTATTTACGCAAGACTCAGCAGCGTGATAGCCGCATTTTCAAACTTGATGATATTGACCCCTCGCAATGGCAGAAACAGTTCATCAGCCTTGATATCATTGCTGTAGAGACCCGATAA
- a CDS encoding porin family protein — MNKYSRFIASIISVLAITAPSQAYAEGFYIGAGAYQANAEQGSFDDDDVVPAVFAGYNLIDSNIFMVSAELGYYDLGGYSGSVLSSNYDIDASAFTLAAVGYLPIGPFFEIYAKAGVALTSIDIEVNGSKEDADGEEFFGGIGASVDILDTIDIYAEYLMFDTDIDTSIAGIGVRFAF, encoded by the coding sequence ATGAATAAATATTCTCGATTTATAGCGAGCATCATTTCAGTCTTGGCGATAACAGCCCCTTCACAAGCTTATGCCGAAGGTTTTTATATTGGTGCCGGCGCCTATCAAGCCAATGCCGAGCAAGGCAGTTTCGATGACGATGATGTGGTACCGGCAGTATTTGCCGGTTACAACCTCATCGATTCGAATATTTTTATGGTTTCTGCTGAATTAGGTTATTACGACCTAGGTGGCTATAGCGGCTCTGTACTGAGCAGCAATTATGATATCGATGCCTCAGCTTTCACACTCGCCGCTGTTGGTTACCTGCCAATAGGGCCATTCTTTGAAATTTATGCCAAAGCGGGCGTAGCATTGACTTCGATTGACATTGAAGTCAATGGGTCGAAAGAAGATGCTGATGGCGAAGAGTTCTTCGGCGGTATCGGGGCCAGTGTTGATATATTAGATACTATTGATATTTATGCTGAGTACTTGATGTTTGATACCGACATTGACACTTCAATTGCTGGTATTGGGGTAAGGTTTGCTTTCTAA